A stretch of the Capsicum annuum cultivar UCD-10X-F1 chromosome 10, UCD10Xv1.1, whole genome shotgun sequence genome encodes the following:
- the LOC124887817 gene encoding uncharacterized protein LOC124887817 has translation MNLLVSDFYPPEATIQLKKKLLHDSHAYIWDEPFLFKQGPGGIICRCIPEAEFIQPILFRDAVAFVKSCDQYQRLGTISMHHEMSLNNILEVKVFDVWGIDFMGPFPPSNDNLYIPVVVDYFAKWVEAEAFPTNDVRVVLKFVKKRIFF, from the exons ATGAACTTGTTGGTGAGTGACTTTTACCCTCCTGAAGCTACAATTCAATTGAAGAAGAAATTGCTACATGATTCCCATGCTTACATATGGGACGAGCCATTTCTGTTCAAGCAGGGTCCTGGTGGAATTATATGTAGATGTATTCCAGAAGCTGAATTCATACAA CCAATATTGTTTAGAGATGCCGTGGCTTTCGTGAAGAGTTGTGATCAGTACCAGAGGCTAGGTACAATTTCAATGCATCATGAGATGTCCCTAAACAACATTCTTGAAGTTAAAGTATTCGATGTTTGGGGGATAGATTTTATGGGACCATTCCCACCATCCAATGACAATTTGTATATCCCTGTGGTAGTTGATTATTTTGCTAAGTGGGTGGAAGCCGAAGCTTTCCCCACTAATGATGTGAGAGTGGTATTGAAATTTGTGAAGAAGCGCATATTCTTTTGA